In the genome of Cellvibrio sp. KY-YJ-3, one region contains:
- the gmk gene encoding guanylate kinase, producing MANLGTLYTVSAPSGAGKTSLVSALVKSNPEVCVSVSHTTRPMRPGEIDGVNYHFVDHATFESMLEQGAFLEHARVFSNLYGTSQQWVVDTLKQGIDVILEIDWQGAEQVRRLMPGTVSLFILPPSLACLRQRLTGRGQDDVAVIDARMSEAISEMSHYVEADYLIINDDFTVALAQFQALITSQHIRLARQSERHSQLLKELLA from the coding sequence ATGGCCAACCTCGGCACGCTCTATACCGTCTCTGCCCCCTCTGGCGCAGGCAAAACCAGTTTGGTGAGCGCACTGGTAAAATCCAATCCCGAAGTCTGTGTGTCGGTGTCGCACACCACTCGCCCTATGCGCCCCGGTGAAATTGACGGGGTGAATTACCATTTTGTTGATCACGCGACGTTTGAATCCATGCTGGAGCAGGGCGCCTTTCTGGAACATGCACGAGTGTTTAGCAACCTCTACGGCACATCGCAGCAGTGGGTGGTGGATACGCTAAAGCAGGGCATCGACGTGATTCTGGAAATCGATTGGCAGGGCGCCGAGCAAGTGCGTCGTTTGATGCCAGGCACAGTGAGCCTGTTTATCCTGCCGCCGTCATTGGCCTGTTTGCGTCAACGCTTGACCGGTCGCGGTCAAGATGATGTGGCGGTGATTGATGCGCGGATGAGCGAGGCGATTAGCGAGATGTCGCATTACGTGGAAGCGGACTACTTGATCATCAACGACGACTTCACCGTGGCGCTGGCACAATTCCAGGCGCTGATTACCAGCCAACATATCCGCCTGGCACGCCAAAGCGAGCGCCATAGCCAGTTATTAAAGGAGTTATTGGCTTAG
- the uvrD gene encoding DNA helicase II, giving the protein MDVSLLLDQLNNEQREAVSAPATNQLILAGAGSGKTRVLVHRIAWLIQVEQMSPYSIMAVTFTNKAAREMRSRLDELFNQNNQYINSRAMWVGTFHGLAHRLLKAHWQDADLPQNFQILDSDDQLRLIKRIYQVLNIDENKWPHKQAQWYINAQKDEGLRSRHIQETTDPFVRTMLQIYRAYEEDCQRGGMVDFAEILLRAHELWLNKPHILEHYRQRFPFILVDEFQDTNSVQYAWLRMLAGKESRVTAVGDDDQSIYGWRGAKIENIQRFSQDFADTHIYRLEQNYRSTGNILKAANAVIKHNYGRLGKELWTDGDKGDPISLYAAYNEQDEARFIVERIQDWARKGHAKKTIAILYRSNAQSRVLEEALLREAIPYRIYGGQRFYDRLEIKNAIAYMRLISNRHDDAGFERVINTPTRGIGGKTVDDIRLFAREQGCSLWTAAEQMLANKVLTARAGNALQSFLSLINKLAQDANEIDIHGDTPGLDLIAKMVIEDTGLLLFHQNEKGEKGQARGENLQELITACRAFDAEEENEELSPLQQFLDTAALDAGETQADEFEDAVQLMTLHSAKGLEFPLVFLAGVEEGLFPHKMSADDPDRLEEERRLCYVGITRAMEKLFISYAETRRLYGNETFNAVSRFVKEIPEDCIEEVRLKTAVTRPVSVKRPLTQPSNRQPMYDTGEDTGFRLGQRVTHPMFGEGVILQFEGSGPNAVIQIKFADTGIKRLVMQYAKLTGL; this is encoded by the coding sequence ATGGACGTTTCCCTCCTCCTCGATCAACTCAACAACGAACAGCGCGAAGCCGTATCGGCGCCAGCAACCAACCAGCTGATCCTCGCTGGTGCGGGCAGCGGTAAAACCCGCGTGCTGGTGCACCGTATTGCCTGGTTGATTCAGGTGGAGCAGATGTCGCCCTATTCGATCATGGCGGTGACCTTTACCAACAAAGCTGCGCGCGAAATGCGCAGCCGGTTGGATGAACTGTTCAATCAGAACAATCAATACATCAACAGCCGCGCCATGTGGGTGGGCACTTTCCACGGGCTGGCCCATCGCCTGCTCAAAGCCCATTGGCAGGACGCTGACCTGCCACAGAATTTCCAGATCCTGGACAGCGACGACCAGTTGCGTCTGATCAAGCGCATTTACCAAGTGCTCAATATCGACGAAAACAAATGGCCGCACAAACAGGCGCAGTGGTATATCAACGCGCAAAAAGACGAAGGCCTGCGCTCCCGCCACATACAGGAAACCACCGACCCTTTTGTGCGCACTATGCTGCAAATTTATCGCGCCTACGAAGAGGATTGCCAGCGCGGTGGCATGGTAGATTTTGCCGAAATCCTGCTGCGCGCCCACGAACTCTGGCTCAACAAACCGCACATCCTTGAACACTATCGCCAACGCTTCCCGTTTATTTTGGTGGACGAATTCCAGGACACCAACTCAGTGCAATACGCCTGGCTCCGTATGCTGGCGGGCAAAGAATCGCGCGTGACCGCGGTGGGCGATGACGATCAATCCATTTACGGTTGGCGCGGCGCAAAAATCGAAAATATCCAGCGCTTCTCGCAGGATTTTGCCGACACCCACATTTATCGCCTCGAGCAAAATTACCGTTCCACCGGCAATATTCTCAAAGCCGCCAACGCGGTGATCAAACACAACTACGGCCGCCTCGGTAAAGAGCTGTGGACGGACGGCGACAAAGGCGATCCCATTTCGCTCTACGCCGCCTACAACGAACAGGACGAAGCGCGTTTTATTGTCGAGCGGATTCAGGATTGGGCGCGCAAAGGCCACGCGAAAAAAACTATCGCGATTTTGTACCGCTCCAACGCCCAGTCGCGGGTATTGGAAGAAGCTTTATTGCGCGAGGCAATTCCCTATCGCATTTACGGCGGCCAGCGCTTTTATGATCGCCTCGAAATTAAAAATGCAATTGCGTACATGCGCTTGATTAGCAACCGCCACGATGACGCCGGTTTTGAACGGGTGATTAATACCCCGACGCGTGGTATTGGCGGAAAAACCGTGGACGATATTCGCCTGTTTGCACGCGAACAAGGCTGCTCTTTGTGGACAGCTGCAGAGCAGATGCTCGCCAATAAAGTCCTCACCGCACGCGCGGGCAATGCGCTGCAATCCTTTTTAAGTTTGATTAACAAACTCGCGCAGGATGCCAACGAAATTGATATTCACGGCGATACGCCGGGCTTGGATTTAATCGCCAAAATGGTGATAGAAGACACCGGTTTGTTGCTATTCCATCAAAATGAAAAAGGCGAAAAAGGCCAGGCGCGCGGCGAAAACTTGCAGGAATTAATTACCGCCTGCCGCGCCTTTGATGCGGAAGAAGAGAATGAAGAGCTCTCACCCCTGCAACAATTTTTAGATACAGCGGCACTCGATGCCGGTGAAACCCAAGCCGATGAATTTGAAGATGCAGTGCAATTAATGACCCTGCACTCGGCCAAGGGGCTGGAATTTCCACTGGTGTTTTTAGCCGGTGTGGAAGAGGGTTTGTTCCCGCATAAAATGTCGGCGGACGACCCGGATCGATTGGAAGAAGAGCGACGTCTGTGTTACGTGGGCATCACTCGCGCTATGGAAAAGTTATTTATTAGTTACGCTGAAACCCGTCGCTTGTACGGCAATGAAACCTTTAACGCGGTGTCCCGTTTTGTGAAAGAAATTCCTGAAGATTGTATCGAAGAAGTGCGTTTAAAAACCGCAGTTACCCGCCCGGTGAGCGTTAAACGCCCACTTACCCAACCGTCCAATCGCCAACCCATGTATGACACTGGCGAAGACACCGGTTTTCGCCTCGGTCAGCGCGTGACTCACCCCATGTTTGGCGAAGGTGTTATTTTGCAATTTGAAGGCTCGGGCCCCAACGCCGTGATTCAAATTAAATTCGCCGATACCGGCATCAAGCGTCTGGTGATGCAATACGCGAAGTTGACGGGGCTATAA
- a CDS encoding TRAP transporter substrate-binding protein — protein sequence MNTKTINWYPLVIVVLVAALAAVFAALVLEKTKPQILTTHNNPASDSVSTQTYHWKMVTSWPKNTPGLGVGAENVARVINEMSGGRLQIHVYGANELVPAMGVFDAVSSGSVEMGHSGSYFWRGKVPAAQFFTSVPFGMNAQELYGWINHGGGLELWRELYAPFNLIPFPAGNTGVQMAGWFNREINSVKDLRGLKMRIPGLAGEVFNLAGGTAVNIPGGELYTALQTGVIDAAEWVGPENDLAFGFQQIAKYYYYPGWHEPGPSMELIINKTAFENLPKDLQAIVTYAARAMSQDMFDSYTANNSRALKELVEQQGVEIRKLPDEVLTRFYEISQEVYAQQAAKDPQFKKVYESYKAFMDDSADYQKISEQTYYQVREQQRQ from the coding sequence ATGAACACCAAAACAATAAATTGGTACCCCTTGGTTATCGTTGTATTAGTCGCCGCATTGGCGGCTGTTTTTGCTGCACTGGTGCTGGAAAAAACCAAACCCCAAATACTTACAACACATAACAACCCCGCTTCCGATTCGGTATCAACACAAACCTACCACTGGAAAATGGTCACCTCCTGGCCGAAAAATACCCCTGGTTTGGGCGTGGGCGCGGAAAATGTAGCGCGCGTGATTAATGAAATGTCGGGCGGGCGTTTGCAAATCCATGTCTATGGCGCCAACGAATTAGTACCCGCGATGGGCGTGTTTGATGCGGTCTCATCCGGCAGTGTGGAGATGGGCCACTCAGGCAGTTATTTCTGGCGCGGCAAAGTGCCCGCCGCACAATTTTTTACCTCTGTGCCCTTTGGTATGAATGCACAAGAATTGTATGGCTGGATCAACCACGGCGGTGGTTTGGAATTGTGGCGTGAACTTTACGCACCCTTCAATTTAATTCCATTCCCGGCAGGCAATACCGGTGTACAAATGGCCGGTTGGTTTAATCGCGAAATTAATTCGGTGAAAGATTTGCGCGGCTTAAAAATGCGTATTCCCGGTTTAGCAGGCGAAGTTTTTAATTTAGCAGGCGGCACGGCAGTCAATATTCCCGGCGGCGAACTTTATACCGCCTTGCAAACCGGTGTAATTGATGCAGCCGAATGGGTGGGGCCAGAAAATGATTTAGCCTTCGGGTTCCAGCAGATCGCCAAATATTATTACTATCCGGGCTGGCATGAACCGGGCCCGTCGATGGAATTAATCATCAACAAAACCGCATTTGAAAATTTACCCAAAGATTTGCAGGCGATTGTCACTTACGCCGCGCGCGCCATGAGCCAGGACATGTTTGACAGCTACACCGCCAACAACAGCCGCGCCTTAAAAGAATTGGTGGAGCAGCAGGGCGTGGAAATTCGCAAATTGCCCGATGAAGTTTTAACACGCTTTTACGAAATTTCCCAAGAGGTTTACGCGCAGCAGGCAGCAAAAGATCCCCAATTCAAAAAGGTTTACGAATCCTACAAAGCCTTTATGGATGACTCGGCGGATTATCAAAAAATTTCCGAGCAAACCTATTATCAGGTGCGCGAACAACAGCGGCAGTAA
- the rpoZ gene encoding DNA-directed RNA polymerase subunit omega, whose translation MARITVEDCLDHVDNRFELVMVGSKRARQLAIGGKEPHVAPENDKPTVIALREIEEGFIDASILLEKDTLPQPKPERVYENDI comes from the coding sequence ATGGCACGTATTACCGTTGAAGATTGTTTGGATCACGTTGATAACCGGTTTGAACTGGTTATGGTTGGCAGCAAGCGCGCGCGTCAATTGGCAATCGGTGGTAAAGAGCCACACGTAGCACCCGAAAACGATAAACCTACCGTTATCGCCCTGCGCGAAATTGAAGAAGGTTTTATCGATGCCAGCATTCTGCTGGAGAAAGACACGCTGCCACAGCCAAAACCCGAGCGCGTGTACGAGAACGATATCTAA
- a CDS encoding RidA family protein, whose amino-acid sequence MTNKAIIHSDNAPAAIGTYSQAVKVNNTVYLSGQIPLDPKTMQLVDGDFAAQAHQVFKNLAAVCEAADGSLKDIVKLNIYLTDLANFPIVNEVMGQYFQPPYPARAAIGINQLPRASLIEADGIMVI is encoded by the coding sequence ATGACCAACAAAGCCATTATCCACAGCGATAACGCTCCCGCCGCTATAGGTACTTATTCACAGGCGGTGAAAGTCAACAACACCGTTTACCTCTCCGGCCAAATTCCGCTCGACCCGAAAACCATGCAATTGGTGGATGGCGATTTTGCTGCCCAAGCCCATCAGGTTTTCAAAAACCTCGCTGCCGTGTGTGAAGCCGCCGATGGCAGTTTGAAAGACATAGTCAAACTCAACATCTACCTCACCGACTTGGCCAACTTCCCAATCGTGAATGAAGTCATGGGCCAGTATTTCCAACCACCCTACCCGGCGCGAGCCGCTATCGGCATCAACCAATTACCACGTGCTTCACTGATTGAAGCAGATGGGATTATGGTGATCTAA
- the spoT gene encoding bifunctional GTP diphosphokinase/guanosine-3',5'-bis pyrophosphate 3'-pyrophosphohydrolase yields the protein MQTIEALSHRLSSYLEPSQINLVKRAYFYAEQAHDGQKRRSGEAYITHPLAVADILATMHMDHQSLMAAMLHDVIEDTGISKKAISGQFGDAVADLVDGVSKLTQIEFESHAEKQAENFQKMALAMANDLRVILVKLADRLHNMRTLGAMPPDKKRRIAKETLEIYAPIAHRLGMNEVRLELEDRSFYCMYPLRATRLQAALKTARGNRKELVEQIQTSFEKRLQKESINAIVIGREKHLFSIYEKMRQKKKFFKEIMDVYAFRIVVDSVDTCYRVLGVVHNLYKPVTSEFKDYIAIPKTNGYQSLHTVLVGMHGVPIEVQIRTKEMDEMANSGIAAHFLYKSNSDEPVNASHNRARQWVQGLLEMQKNAGNSLEFIENVKIDLFPDEVYVFTPKGKIVELPTGATPVDFAYAVHTDVGNTCVACRINDRMAPLSQPLQSGQKVAIITAQGAQPNPSWLNFAVSAKARSAIRHYLKHQRHHQSVSLGKRMLSRALSEIQLDLEHLPEELQQKLLSGAQLESMDKLYEEIGLGNKVVYSLVKLLQPDAELKPRSGSANSAITIDSAEGMMISFARCCRPIPGDPIIGHVSSGKGLVIHQDTCRNIAEIRNYPDKISQVNWAATVSGEFLVDVRVEVESERGIIATLATRITEQGASIEHINVHERDAHNSVIHLCIGVHNRIHLANIMRRIRTLSFVIRVNRSKN from the coding sequence GTGCAAACCATAGAGGCTTTAAGCCACCGGCTATCGTCTTATCTGGAACCTTCCCAAATCAATTTGGTGAAGCGCGCCTACTTCTATGCCGAACAAGCCCACGACGGCCAAAAACGTCGCAGTGGCGAAGCTTACATAACACACCCTCTCGCGGTTGCTGACATTTTGGCGACCATGCACATGGATCATCAGAGCCTGATGGCGGCCATGCTGCACGACGTGATTGAAGATACCGGCATCAGTAAAAAAGCAATCTCCGGCCAATTTGGCGATGCGGTGGCGGATTTGGTGGACGGCGTATCCAAGCTGACCCAGATCGAATTTGAATCCCACGCCGAAAAACAAGCCGAAAACTTTCAAAAGATGGCCTTGGCCATGGCCAATGACCTGCGCGTGATACTGGTCAAGCTCGCTGACCGTTTGCACAACATGCGTACCCTGGGCGCTATGCCGCCCGACAAAAAGCGCCGCATTGCCAAAGAAACCCTGGAAATTTACGCCCCTATTGCCCACCGTTTGGGTATGAATGAGGTGCGCCTGGAGCTGGAAGATCGCAGCTTCTATTGTATGTATCCGCTGCGCGCCACCCGTTTGCAAGCGGCGCTCAAAACCGCGCGCGGCAACCGCAAAGAATTAGTCGAACAAATCCAGACCTCGTTTGAAAAACGCCTGCAAAAAGAAAGTATCAACGCCATTGTGATTGGCCGGGAAAAACACTTATTCAGCATCTACGAAAAGATGCGTCAAAAGAAAAAATTCTTTAAAGAGATTATGGATGTCTACGCCTTCCGCATAGTGGTGGACTCGGTAGACACCTGCTACCGCGTGCTGGGCGTGGTGCACAACCTTTACAAGCCGGTGACCAGTGAGTTCAAGGATTACATTGCCATCCCCAAAACCAATGGTTACCAGTCGCTACATACTGTGCTGGTAGGCATGCACGGGGTGCCGATCGAAGTACAAATCCGCACCAAGGAAATGGACGAAATGGCCAACAGCGGTATCGCCGCCCATTTCCTGTACAAATCCAATAGTGACGAACCCGTCAACGCCAGCCACAACCGCGCGCGCCAATGGGTGCAGGGTTTGCTGGAAATGCAGAAAAATGCCGGCAACTCCCTCGAATTCATCGAGAACGTGAAAATCGACCTCTTTCCCGACGAGGTCTATGTATTTACTCCCAAAGGCAAAATTGTCGAGCTGCCCACCGGCGCAACACCGGTCGATTTTGCCTACGCCGTGCATACCGATGTCGGCAATACCTGCGTTGCCTGCCGCATTAATGACCGCATGGCGCCACTGTCGCAGCCGCTGCAATCTGGGCAAAAGGTGGCGATTATCACCGCTCAAGGCGCGCAGCCGAATCCCAGCTGGCTCAATTTTGCAGTGTCAGCCAAGGCGCGTTCAGCGATTCGTCACTACCTCAAACACCAGCGCCATCATCAATCGGTCAGCTTGGGCAAACGCATGCTCAGCCGCGCCCTGAGCGAAATCCAGTTGGACCTGGAACATTTGCCCGAGGAGCTGCAGCAAAAACTGCTGAGCGGCGCGCAACTGGAGTCCATGGATAAACTCTATGAAGAGATAGGCCTGGGCAACAAAGTGGTTTATTCGCTGGTGAAATTGCTGCAGCCGGATGCCGAACTCAAGCCGCGCTCCGGCTCTGCTAACTCGGCGATTACCATCGATTCCGCCGAAGGCATGATGATCAGCTTCGCGCGCTGCTGTCGCCCGATTCCCGGCGACCCGATTATCGGCCATGTCAGCTCCGGTAAAGGCTTGGTGATTCACCAGGACACTTGCCGCAATATCGCCGAGATTCGCAATTACCCCGATAAAATCAGCCAGGTTAACTGGGCTGCTACCGTCAGCGGTGAGTTTTTGGTGGACGTGCGCGTGGAAGTGGAAAGCGAGCGCGGCATTATCGCCACCCTCGCCACCCGCATCACCGAACAGGGCGCAAGCATTGAGCACATCAACGTGCACGAGCGCGACGCTCACAACAGCGTGATCCACCTGTGTATCGGCGTACATAACCGCATCCATCTCGCCAACATCATGCGCCGCATCCGCACCCTGAGTTTTGTGATTCGCGTGAATCGCTCTAAAAATTAA
- a CDS encoding glutathione S-transferase family protein, whose translation MPLQLFAHPFSSYCQKVLIALYENELPFQFRLLGPDEPETGAQFQALWPIRRMPVLLDNRRTVVESSIIIEYLGLYHPGMVRLLPGTVDAALEVRMMDRFFDNYVMTPMQKFVFDSLRPVDKRDAYGVEEARVLLERAYAWLDETLAGRTWAAGEAFSLADCAAAPALFYADWVHPIAESFARVRAYRQRLLARPSVARVVDEARPYRGLFPLGAPDRD comes from the coding sequence ATGCCTCTGCAACTTTTTGCCCATCCTTTTTCTTCCTATTGTCAGAAGGTACTGATTGCGCTCTACGAGAACGAGTTGCCATTTCAATTCCGCTTGTTGGGCCCGGATGAACCTGAGACGGGGGCGCAGTTTCAGGCCTTGTGGCCGATACGGAGAATGCCGGTGTTGCTGGATAACCGCAGGACGGTGGTTGAGTCGAGCATTATCATCGAGTACTTGGGACTGTATCATCCGGGTATGGTGCGGTTGCTGCCCGGAACGGTAGACGCGGCGCTGGAGGTGCGAATGATGGATCGTTTTTTCGACAATTATGTGATGACACCGATGCAGAAGTTTGTATTCGACAGTCTGCGGCCGGTGGATAAGCGCGATGCTTACGGCGTAGAAGAGGCGCGGGTATTGCTGGAGCGCGCTTATGCTTGGTTGGATGAGACCTTGGCTGGGCGTACCTGGGCGGCAGGGGAAGCGTTCAGTTTGGCGGATTGTGCGGCGGCTCCGGCATTGTTTTATGCCGATTGGGTTCACCCCATTGCCGAATCATTCGCGCGGGTACGGGCTTATCGGCAGCGTTTGCTGGCGCGGCCGTCAGTCGCTCGGGTGGTTGACGAAGCGCGGCCGTATCGGGGTTTGTTTCCGTTGGGCGCGCCGGATCGCGACTGA
- the trkA gene encoding Trk system potassium transporter TrkA: protein MKIIILGAGQVGGSLAEHLASEANDITVVDTDEARLRELRDRLDISVITGEASHPDILEQAGLGDADMLVAVTSDDEINMIACTVAEHLFHTPTKIARVRATSYLTQQKLFDSGAIPIDVLISPEQLVSEYIFRLIEQPGALQVLDFAEGKVQLVAVKAYHGGPLVGQELRFLREHMPSVDTRVAAIYRRNRAIMPTGTTVIEADDEVFFIAAKADIRAVMSELRRLELAYKRITIAGGGNIGLRLARMLEGRYNVRVIEYNKMRCIRLSEQLERAIVIQGSASDKDLLMEESIEDTDVFLALTNDDEANIMSSMLAKRLGARKVMTLINNPAYVDVVQGGDIDIAISPQTTTIGSLLTHVRRGDIVNVHSLRRGAAEAIEIIAHGDAKSSKVVGKALEDIDLPEGANIGAIVRQGPDGDEVVIAHDDVVVQSGDHVIVFLLQKKHIRDVEKLFQVGFSFF, encoded by the coding sequence ATGAAAATTATTATTCTTGGCGCCGGGCAAGTTGGCGGCAGTTTGGCGGAACACCTGGCGAGCGAAGCCAACGACATCACCGTGGTGGATACCGACGAGGCGCGACTGCGCGAACTGCGCGACCGGCTCGATATCAGCGTGATCACCGGCGAAGCCTCGCACCCCGACATACTCGAACAGGCGGGGTTGGGTGATGCCGATATGCTGGTGGCCGTAACCAGTGACGACGAAATCAATATGATCGCCTGTACGGTTGCCGAACACCTGTTCCACACGCCCACCAAGATTGCGCGGGTGCGCGCTACCTCCTACCTCACCCAGCAAAAGCTGTTTGATTCGGGCGCCATTCCCATCGATGTATTGATCAGCCCCGAGCAGTTGGTATCCGAGTATATTTTCCGCCTGATTGAGCAGCCCGGCGCCCTGCAGGTGCTCGACTTTGCCGAGGGCAAGGTGCAATTGGTGGCGGTTAAGGCTTATCACGGCGGGCCGTTGGTCGGACAAGAGCTGCGCTTTTTGCGCGAACACATGCCCTCGGTGGATACCCGGGTTGCCGCCATTTACCGGCGCAATCGCGCCATAATGCCCACCGGTACCACGGTGATCGAAGCCGATGACGAAGTGTTTTTTATCGCCGCCAAAGCCGATATTCGCGCAGTGATGAGCGAATTGCGCCGCCTTGAACTGGCCTATAAGCGCATCACTATTGCGGGCGGCGGCAATATTGGCCTGCGCCTCGCCAGAATGCTCGAAGGCCGCTACAACGTACGGGTTATCGAGTACAACAAAATGCGCTGCATCCGTCTCTCGGAACAGCTGGAGCGGGCGATTGTGATTCAGGGCAGCGCCTCGGACAAAGACCTGCTAATGGAGGAGAGCATCGAAGATACCGATGTATTCCTCGCACTCACCAACGACGATGAAGCCAACATCATGTCCTCCATGCTCGCCAAACGCCTTGGCGCACGCAAGGTGATGACACTGATCAATAACCCCGCCTATGTGGATGTGGTACAAGGTGGCGATATCGACATTGCCATCTCGCCGCAAACCACCACTATCGGCAGCCTGCTCACCCACGTGCGTCGCGGCGATATAGTGAACGTTCACTCACTGCGCCGCGGGGCGGCTGAGGCGATTGAAATTATCGCCCACGGCGACGCCAAGTCATCCAAGGTGGTCGGCAAGGCGCTGGAAGATATAGATCTGCCCGAAGGTGCCAACATAGGTGCGATTGTGCGCCAAGGGCCGGACGGCGACGAAGTGGTTATCGCCCACGACGATGTGGTGGTGCAATCCGGCGACCACGTCATAGTGTTTCTGTTGCAAAAGAAACATATTCGCGATGTAGAAAAACTCTTTCAGGTGGGTTTCAGTTTCTTTTAA
- the lpdA gene encoding dihydrolipoyl dehydrogenase: MTAIKTQLVVLGSGPGGYSAAFRAADLGLEVTLVERYSSLGGVCLNVGCIPSKALLHVAEVMNESHHVSNLGLTMGPVSYDLDKVRAYKDSVVSKLVSGVGAMAKGRKVRVVEGYGSFTGANQLQVVKGDETTLIDFDHAIIAAGSRSVKLPFIPEDPRIFDSTGALELRSVPPRLLVIGGGIIGLEMATVYEALGSKVTVVEFADQLVPAADKDLIAVYNKYTSGKFEVLLSTKVEAVTAKPEAIEVAFSGANAPAEPRQFDGVLVAVGRVPNGKLIGAEKAGVNVDERGFIAVNQYLQTNVPHIYAIGDIIGQPMLAHKATHEGHAAAEGVAGHPHAFDPMAIPSIAYTNPEIAWVGLTEKEAKQQGLDYKTAVFPWGASGRAIAADRSEGKTKLIYDAKTDRLLGAGLVGVHAGELLGELTLALEFGASVEDIALTIHAHPTLHESVGLAAELGAGTITDLPNPKATLKK; the protein is encoded by the coding sequence ATGACCGCCATTAAAACCCAACTCGTTGTACTCGGCAGCGGCCCCGGCGGTTATTCCGCCGCCTTCCGTGCCGCTGACCTCGGCCTGGAAGTCACCCTAGTCGAGCGCTATTCCAGCCTCGGCGGGGTGTGTTTGAACGTCGGCTGTATTCCCTCCAAGGCACTGCTGCATGTCGCTGAGGTGATGAACGAATCGCACCATGTCAGCAACCTCGGCCTGACCATGGGCCCGGTAAGTTATGACCTGGACAAGGTGCGCGCCTATAAGGATTCGGTAGTCAGCAAGCTGGTGTCCGGGGTGGGTGCCATGGCCAAAGGCCGCAAGGTGCGGGTGGTAGAAGGTTATGGCAGTTTTACCGGCGCCAATCAATTACAAGTGGTCAAGGGCGATGAAACTACCCTGATCGACTTCGATCACGCCATTATCGCCGCCGGTTCGCGCAGCGTAAAACTGCCCTTTATCCCCGAAGATCCCCGCATTTTTGACTCAACTGGAGCCCTCGAGCTGCGTTCGGTTCCGCCGCGCTTGCTGGTGATTGGCGGCGGCATTATTGGTTTGGAAATGGCCACAGTATACGAAGCCCTGGGCAGTAAAGTGACGGTCGTAGAGTTTGCCGACCAACTGGTGCCCGCCGCCGACAAAGACCTGATTGCGGTCTATAACAAATACACCAGCGGCAAATTTGAAGTGCTGCTGTCCACCAAAGTGGAAGCCGTAACCGCTAAGCCTGAGGCGATTGAAGTAGCCTTTAGCGGCGCCAATGCCCCCGCCGAACCCCGTCAGTTTGACGGCGTATTGGTCGCCGTCGGCCGGGTGCCTAACGGTAAATTGATCGGCGCGGAGAAAGCCGGGGTCAATGTGGATGAGCGCGGGTTTATCGCCGTCAACCAATACCTGCAAACCAATGTGCCGCACATTTATGCGATTGGCGACATCATCGGCCAACCCATGCTTGCGCACAAAGCCACCCACGAAGGCCATGCCGCCGCCGAAGGTGTTGCCGGTCATCCACACGCCTTTGACCCTATGGCGATTCCCTCCATCGCCTACACCAACCCGGAAATCGCCTGGGTCGGCCTGACCGAAAAAGAAGCCAAACAACAGGGGCTGGACTACAAAACCGCCGTTTTCCCTTGGGGCGCCAGCGGCCGCGCCATAGCTGCCGACCGCAGCGAAGGCAAAACTAAGTTGATTTACGACGCCAAAACCGATCGCCTGCTGGGTGCCGGTTTGGTTGGTGTGCACGCCGGTGAACTGTTGGGTGAACTGACCCTGGCGCTGGAGTTTGGCGCGAGCGTGGAAGATATCGCCCTCACCATCCACGCCCATCCGACTCTACACGAGTCCGTCGGTTTGGCGGCGGAATTGGGTGCAGGCACGATTACGGATTTGCCTAATCCCAAGGCGACACTGAAAAAGTAA